From Spirosoma aerolatum, one genomic window encodes:
- a CDS encoding sensor histidine kinase, whose protein sequence is MNTINDKWLRVVGITLILAFSITGNGFHRQPLTGDILLRIFISLVSITVTWHVIRAIVFYFRQKYFSKKDIWKRLILTFLAGSVATTVSLWLTGAIRYWFTHGTLLGYHSYGHTASITINKATIALNLYGFDFVQAAVNFIFFQTIYETLFFARDSALYQKKLRLSEQEQEKLRTANLQSQLDALKQQVNPHFLFNSLNVLDSLIEDDPKQARVFLEELSTVYRYLLRANDQHLTELGSELDFIQSYYHLLKTRHGSGLTMNVTIDDRYQTYRLPPLTLQLLVENAVKHNIVLPDQPLSIDILTDAQSHLQVRNNVQRKTVRVASNGVGLTNILTKYQMLNQPEPIIQETDGQFVVTLPLIANGIEQTTKI, encoded by the coding sequence TTGAACACGATTAATGACAAATGGCTGCGTGTAGTTGGTATTACACTGATACTAGCATTTAGTATAACCGGCAATGGTTTTCATAGACAGCCGCTGACGGGTGACATTCTACTCCGCATCTTCATCAGTCTGGTCTCCATTACGGTAACCTGGCACGTCATTCGGGCAATCGTATTCTATTTCCGACAGAAATATTTTTCCAAAAAAGACATTTGGAAGCGGCTAATCCTAACGTTTCTGGCAGGGAGCGTAGCAACAACAGTAAGTCTTTGGCTAACAGGCGCCATTCGATACTGGTTTACCCATGGCACCCTACTGGGCTATCATTCGTACGGTCATACAGCCAGTATTACGATTAATAAAGCGACGATTGCCCTGAATCTGTACGGGTTCGATTTTGTACAGGCAGCCGTTAATTTTATCTTTTTTCAGACGATTTACGAAACCTTGTTTTTTGCCCGCGATTCGGCACTTTACCAGAAAAAGCTGAGGCTGTCGGAGCAGGAACAGGAAAAACTACGTACGGCCAATTTACAAAGTCAGCTCGATGCGCTGAAGCAGCAGGTCAATCCGCATTTTCTATTCAATAGTCTGAATGTGCTGGACTCGCTCATTGAGGATGATCCTAAACAGGCACGAGTATTTCTGGAAGAGCTCAGTACGGTGTACCGCTACTTACTCCGCGCCAACGATCAGCACCTGACTGAGCTGGGTTCTGAGTTGGATTTTATTCAGTCGTATTACCACTTGCTGAAAACCCGGCATGGCTCAGGATTGACGATGAACGTAACCATTGATGACCGCTATCAAACATACCGTCTTCCTCCCCTTACGCTCCAGCTTCTGGTCGAGAATGCCGTTAAGCACAACATTGTTCTTCCTGACCAACCTCTTAGCATCGACATTCTGACCGATGCGCAATCGCATCTACAAGTCCGTAATAATGTACAGCGGAAAACCGTACGTGTAGCCTCCAATGGCGTTGGCCTGACCAATATTCTGACCAAATATCAGATGCTCAATCAGCCTGAACCCATCATTCAGGAAACCGATGGGCAGTTTGTCGTAACACTCCCGCTGATCGCCAACGGCATCGAGCAGACCACAAAGATTTGA
- a CDS encoding FAD-dependent monooxygenase, with translation MKKNSSFTIVGGGIAGLTTAIALNRKNIPTTVFEASPTIQPSGAGLALAANAIKAFQRLGIADQIIHAGRQLEAFTILDEQGDKITRTDSRIVSKRFGVNNFSIHRADLHKILLTQLPPHSVHTGKRTIHIHPQPDGITVYFDDGTSHKTDYLLVADGIRSPIRQQLIPGWLPRYAGYTCWRAVVNLPGNTLQEATETWGTKGRVGVVPMANDQVYWFACVNAPAKSDEMRQMTVQKLADRFAHYHAPIPELIAQTPNESLIWNDIVDLKPLNSYVFGRAVLLGDAAHATTPNMGQGACQAIEDAVILADELAKNQSPESAFAAFDHRRLQRTHYITNTSWRIGQLAQTSSPVLAFLRNGLFRHLPDSLNQRRLETLYAVDF, from the coding sequence ATGAAAAAAAATTCTTCTTTCACTATCGTTGGCGGTGGTATTGCCGGTTTAACCACAGCCATTGCTCTTAACCGCAAAAACATCCCCACCACGGTTTTTGAAGCGTCTCCAACTATTCAGCCATCAGGTGCAGGCCTGGCGCTGGCAGCTAATGCCATCAAAGCGTTTCAGCGACTGGGCATTGCCGATCAGATTATCCACGCAGGCCGTCAGCTTGAGGCATTTACCATCCTCGATGAACAAGGCGACAAAATTACCCGTACCGATAGTCGAATCGTTAGCAAACGCTTTGGGGTTAATAATTTCAGCATCCATAGGGCCGATCTGCACAAGATTCTCCTGACCCAACTCCCTCCCCATAGCGTTCATACCGGCAAACGAACCATTCATATTCACCCTCAACCCGATGGCATTACGGTTTACTTCGACGACGGCACCAGTCATAAAACGGACTATTTGCTCGTGGCCGATGGTATACGTTCGCCGATTCGGCAGCAACTTATACCGGGTTGGCTACCTCGTTACGCGGGTTATACCTGCTGGCGGGCCGTTGTCAATCTACCAGGAAATACATTACAGGAGGCTACCGAAACCTGGGGTACTAAAGGACGGGTTGGCGTTGTTCCTATGGCGAACGATCAGGTGTACTGGTTCGCCTGCGTTAATGCCCCTGCCAAATCGGACGAAATGCGTCAGATGACGGTTCAAAAACTTGCCGACCGTTTTGCCCATTATCATGCGCCTATTCCTGAATTAATAGCGCAAACGCCCAACGAGTCGCTGATCTGGAACGATATTGTTGATCTGAAACCATTGAACAGCTACGTTTTCGGCCGAGCCGTTCTACTTGGTGATGCTGCCCACGCTACAACCCCCAATATGGGCCAGGGTGCTTGTCAGGCTATTGAAGATGCGGTTATTCTGGCCGATGAATTAGCCAAAAATCAGTCGCCGGAATCCGCGTTTGCGGCCTTCGATCATCGACGATTACAGCGTACTCATTACATTACCAATACATCCTGGCGTATTGGCCAGCTTGCCCAAACCAGCAGTCCCGTACTGGCTTTCCTGCGGAATGGATTGTTTCGGCATTTACCAGACAGTCTGAATCAACGTCGGTTAGAAACGCTCTATGCTGTAGATTTTTAG